The Streptomyces sp. DH-12 genome has a window encoding:
- a CDS encoding response regulator transcription factor codes for MSSLLLLTNALQPSTEVLPALGLLLHNVRVAPAEGPALVDTPGADVILVDGRRDLPQVRSLCQLLRSTGPGCPLVLVVTEGGLAAVTADWGIDDVLLDTAGPAEVEARLRLATGRRQIVDDDSPMEIRNGDLSVDEATYSAKLKGRVLDLTFKEFELLKYLAQHPGRVFTRAQLLQEVWGYDYFGGTRTVDVHVRRLRAKLGPEHESLIGTVRNVGYRFVTPERGERASEEARAKGARQKAAEADETATRDADALRAKA; via the coding sequence ATGAGTTCCCTGCTGCTCCTGACCAACGCGCTCCAGCCGTCGACGGAGGTGCTCCCCGCCCTCGGTCTGCTCCTGCACAACGTCCGGGTGGCGCCCGCGGAGGGCCCCGCGCTGGTGGACACCCCCGGCGCCGACGTGATCCTCGTCGACGGCCGCCGCGATCTTCCCCAGGTCCGCAGCCTGTGCCAGCTGCTGCGCTCCACGGGCCCCGGCTGCCCGCTGGTGCTGGTGGTGACCGAGGGGGGCCTGGCCGCGGTCACCGCGGACTGGGGCATCGACGACGTGCTGCTGGACACCGCCGGCCCCGCGGAGGTCGAGGCGCGGCTGCGCCTGGCGACGGGCCGCCGGCAGATCGTCGACGACGACTCGCCGATGGAGATCCGCAACGGCGACCTCTCCGTGGACGAGGCGACCTACTCCGCGAAGCTCAAGGGCCGGGTCCTGGACCTGACCTTCAAGGAGTTCGAGCTGCTCAAGTACCTCGCGCAGCACCCCGGCCGGGTCTTCACCCGCGCCCAGCTGCTCCAGGAGGTCTGGGGCTACGACTACTTCGGCGGCACCCGTACGGTCGATGTGCACGTGCGGCGCCTGCGCGCCAAGCTCGGCCCGGAGCACGAGTCGCTGATCGGCACCGTGCGGAACGTCGGTTACCGATTCGTTACGCCGGAGCGGGGGGAACGCGCGTCCGAGGAGGCCAGGGCGAAGGGCGCCCGGCAAAAAGCGGCGGAAGCGGACGAGACGGCCACGCGGGACGCCGACGCCCTCCGGGCGAAGGCCTGA
- a CDS encoding LacI family DNA-binding transcriptional regulator: MAKVTRDDVARLAGTSTAVVSYVINNGPRPVAPATRERVLAAIKELGYRPDRVAQAMASRRTDLIGLIVPDARQPFFGEMAHAVEQAASERGKMVLVGNSDYIGEREVHYLRAFLGMRVSGLILVSHALNDLAAAEIEAWDARVVLLHERPEAFDDVAVVTDDIGGAQLAVRHLLEHGYEYVACVGGTAETPAVGDPVSDHVEGWRRAMEEAGTTTEGRLFEAPYNRYDAYRVALDILSGPRRPPAIFCSTDDQAIGVLRAARELRIDVPGELAVAGFDDIKEAALADPPLTTVASDRPAMARAAVDLVLDDGLRVAGSRRERLKVFPSRLVVRQSCGCS, encoded by the coding sequence GTGGCCAAGGTAACCAGGGATGACGTGGCGCGACTGGCGGGGACGTCCACCGCCGTCGTCAGCTATGTCATCAACAACGGACCCCGGCCGGTCGCCCCGGCCACGCGCGAGCGGGTGCTCGCAGCGATCAAGGAACTGGGGTACCGGCCCGACCGCGTCGCCCAGGCGATGGCGTCCCGGCGCACGGACCTCATAGGCCTGATCGTGCCGGACGCCCGCCAGCCGTTCTTCGGGGAGATGGCGCACGCGGTCGAACAGGCCGCGTCCGAGCGCGGGAAGATGGTGCTGGTCGGCAACTCCGACTACATCGGCGAGCGCGAGGTCCACTATCTGCGTGCCTTCCTCGGCATGCGGGTCTCGGGGCTGATCCTGGTCAGCCACGCGCTGAACGACCTGGCCGCCGCGGAGATCGAGGCGTGGGACGCCCGGGTGGTGCTGCTGCACGAGCGGCCGGAGGCGTTCGACGACGTCGCCGTCGTCACCGACGACATCGGCGGCGCCCAGCTCGCCGTGCGCCACCTGCTGGAGCACGGCTACGAGTACGTCGCCTGCGTCGGCGGCACCGCGGAGACCCCCGCCGTCGGCGACCCGGTCTCCGACCACGTCGAGGGCTGGCGGCGCGCGATGGAGGAAGCCGGCACCACCACCGAGGGCCGGCTCTTCGAGGCCCCGTACAACCGCTACGACGCCTACCGGGTCGCCCTGGACATCCTGTCGGGGCCGCGGCGGCCGCCCGCGATCTTCTGCTCCACGGACGACCAGGCCATCGGTGTGCTGCGCGCCGCCCGGGAGCTGCGCATCGACGTGCCGGGCGAGCTGGCGGTCGCCGGGTTCGACGACATCAAGGAGGCGGCGCTCGCCGACCCGCCGCTGACCACGGTCGCCTCCGACCGTCCGGCGATGGCCCGCGCGGCGGTCGACCTGGTGCTCGACGACGGCCTGCGGGTGGCGGGCTCGCGCCGGGAACGCCTCAAGGTCTTCCCGTCCCGCCTGGTGGTCCGCCAGTCCTGCGGCTGTTCCTAG
- a CDS encoding alpha/beta hydrolase, producing MGTDAAGHVARSTTGPHSGTRSVTQGGASMRTFLRTADGVAIDSVYERREGGSPNGSGKGSVNGDGKGVRDDSPGLALVVAHGFTGDADRPHVRRVARVLARYGAVVTFSFRGHGRSGGHSTVGDREVLDLAAAVGWARELGHTRVVTVGFSMGGSVVLRHAALEAGGVDAVVSVSAPARWFYRGTAPMRRLHWLVTRPSGRLVGRYGLRTRIHHRQWDPVPLSPVEAVPRIAPTPLLVVHGDRDAYFPLDHPRMLADAAGEHGELWVEHGMGHAENAAPEPLLGRIGDWAAARAG from the coding sequence ATGGGCACCGATGCGGCAGGTCATGTGGCGCGATCCACCACGGGTCCACATTCCGGGACGCGGAGCGTCACGCAGGGCGGTGCGTCGATGCGGACGTTCTTGCGCACGGCGGACGGCGTGGCGATCGATTCCGTATACGAACGGAGAGAGGGCGGTTCACCGAACGGTTCCGGAAAAGGTTCCGTGAACGGTGACGGGAAGGGGGTCCGGGATGATTCCCCGGGGCTCGCTCTCGTGGTCGCGCACGGGTTCACCGGGGACGCGGACCGGCCCCACGTGCGGCGCGTCGCACGGGTCCTCGCGCGGTACGGCGCCGTCGTCACGTTCTCCTTTAGGGGGCACGGGCGGTCCGGCGGACACTCCACCGTGGGCGACCGTGAGGTGCTCGACCTCGCCGCGGCGGTCGGGTGGGCGCGGGAGCTGGGGCACACGCGGGTGGTGACCGTGGGGTTCTCCATGGGCGGCTCGGTGGTGCTGCGGCACGCCGCGCTGGAGGCCGGCGGGGTGGACGCCGTCGTCTCGGTGAGCGCGCCGGCGCGCTGGTTCTACCGGGGGACCGCGCCCATGCGGCGGCTGCACTGGCTGGTGACGCGGCCCTCCGGGCGGCTGGTCGGGCGGTACGGGCTGCGCACCCGCATCCACCACCGGCAGTGGGACCCCGTGCCGCTGTCCCCCGTCGAGGCCGTCCCCCGGATCGCGCCGACGCCGCTGCTGGTCGTGCACGGGGACCGGGACGCCTACTTCCCGCTCGACCATCCCCGGATGCTGGCGGACGCCGCCGGGGAGCACGGGGAACTGTGGGTCGAGCACGGCATGGGGCACGCGGAGAACGCGGCGCCCGAGCCGCTGCTGGGGCGCATCGGGGACTGGGCGGCCGCCCGGGCGGGCTAG
- a CDS encoding MoaD/ThiS family protein — protein sequence MAKVTVRYWAAAKAAAGVAEEPYEAGTLADALAAVRERHPGELTRVLLRCSFLVDGDPVGKRAHETVRLADGGTVEVLPPFAGG from the coding sequence ATGGCAAAGGTCACGGTGCGGTACTGGGCCGCCGCCAAGGCCGCGGCGGGGGTGGCCGAGGAGCCGTACGAGGCGGGCACGCTCGCCGACGCGCTCGCCGCCGTGCGCGAACGGCATCCCGGCGAGCTCACTCGCGTGCTGCTGAGGTGCTCGTTCCTCGTCGACGGTGATCCCGTGGGAAAGCGCGCGCATGAGACGGTACGGCTGGCCGACGGCGGCACGGTCGAGGTGCTTCCGCCGTTCGCAGGAGGGTGA